The Henckelia pumila isolate YLH828 chromosome 2, ASM3356847v2, whole genome shotgun sequence genome includes a window with the following:
- the LOC140883649 gene encoding clavaminate synthase-like protein At3g21360, giving the protein MPANSGFFKEIGIPQQRTYGGVVFPAALIHTAPESHDPSALTSAVKQQKPWLNSLLHRHGAVLFRGFDSLSTASEFNDVVEAFGYEELPYVGGAAPRTNVVGRVFTANESPPDQKIPFHHEMAQVPEYPSKLFFFCEIEPANGGETPIVLSHVVYQRMKEKYPDFVEKLEKHGVIYTRILGEGDDPSSPIGRGWKSTFLTNDKSVAEERAAKLNMKLEWTEDGVKTIMGPIPAIKYDKTRDRKIWFNSMVAAYTGWEDARNDPKKAVVFGDGTPLPGHIIYDCLHILEEESIAVPWQKGDILLIDNLAVLHSRRPFLPPRRILASLCR; this is encoded by the exons ATGCCAGCAAATTCAGGTTTCTTCAAAGAAATCGGGATTCCCCAACAGAGAACCTATGGCGGGGTTGTCTTTCCCGCTGCGTTGATTCACACCGCGCCGGAATCCCATGATCCGTCAGCTCTAACTTCGGCCGTCAAACAGCAGAAGCCGTGGCTGAACTCCCTTCTACACAGGCACGGGGCTGTTCTGTTTAGGGGGTTTGATTCCCTATCCACCGCTTCGGAATTCAACGacgtcgtcgaggcgttcggatACGAAGAGCTTCCGTATGTCGGCGGCGCTGCTCCGAGGACTAACGTCGTTGGTCGGGTTTTCACGGCGAACGAGTCTCCGCCCGATCAGAAAATCCCATTTCATCATGAAATGGCACAG GTTCCTGAGTACCCGTCCAAGTTGTTTTTCTTCTGTGAGATAGAACCTGCCAATGGGGGAGAAACTCCTATTGTTCTCAGTCATGTTGTATACCAGAGGATGAAAGAAAAGTACCCGGATTTCGTTGAAAAACTAGAGAAGCACGGAGTGATTTATACCAGAATATTGGGAGAAGGCGACGATCCCTCATCCCCAATCGGCCGTGGTTGGAAATCTACATTCTTGACCAATGATAAGAGCGTGGCCGAGGAAAG GGCTGCTAAGCTGAACATGAAGCTGGAATGGACAGAGGACGGAGTCAAAACAATAATGGGACCAATCCCAGCTATCAAATATGACAAAACAAGGGACCGTAAGATTTGGTTCAACAGTATGGTGGCTGCATATACCGGTTGGGAAGATGCACGAAACGATCCCAAAAAGGCAGTTGTTTTTGGTGATGGAACGCCTTTGCCCGGTCATATCATTTACGACTGTTTACATATCCtagaagaagaaagcattgcGGTCCCATGGCAGAAAGGTGACATACTACTGATAGATAATCTTGCCGTTCTTCACTCTAGAAGACCCTTCCTCCCTCCCCGCCGGATATTAGCTTCACTTTGCAGGTGA
- the LOC140877538 gene encoding uncharacterized protein, giving the protein MASASSETTPVAPIVTVPNRVVPPVAPRGAAVPVPNSHGEKPEKFTVADFKRWQQKILFYLTTLNLARFLSDDAPKLKEGEGYVESVSALEAYSLYNVYCEKKTTKELWESLDIKYKTEDAGAKKFLVGRFLDFKMVDSKLVVSQVQEIQVILHEIHSEGMTLSESFQVAAIFEKLPPAWKDFKNYLKHKRKEMNVEELIVRLRIEEDNKSSERRLFSPVAANENVDEHGQSSKKKHFNPSNKRMKMRPKGGITKKKFSGNASTVMVLVTRPLSARSQRKTEREWWIDTGATRHVCSDKEMFANLNESENGEVLFMGNSSTSEIKGQ; this is encoded by the exons ATGGCTTCTGCTTCAAGTGAGACTACTCCGGTTGCCCCTATTGTCACGGTTCCAAACCGTGTCGTTCCTCCTGTTGCCCCACGCGGTGCTGCCGTTCCTGTTCCTAACAGTCACGGAGAAAAGCCTGAGAAGTTCACTGTTGCGGACTTCAAGAGGTGGCAGCAGAAAATTCTCTTCTACTTGACGACGTTGAACCTGGCCAGATTCCTCTCCGATGATGCTCCTAAGCTCAAGGAGGGTGAGGGATATGTTGAATCTGTCAGTGCTTTGGAGGCAT ATTCGCTCTACAATGTGTATTGCGAAAAGAAAACGACCAAAGAGCTGTGGGAATCCCTTGACATAAAGTACAAAACTGAGGATGCGGGGGCCAAGAAGTTTCTTGTAGGCCGCTTTCTGGATTTTAAGATGGTGGATTCCAAGCTAGTTGTCAGCCAAGTTCAAGAGATCCAAGTGATTCTTCACGAGATTCACTCTGAGGGGATGACGTTGAGCGAATCCTTCCAAGTCGCGGCCATTTTTGAGAAGCTACCACCAGCATGGAAGGATTTCAAGAACTACTTGAAACACAAGCGAAAGGAGATGAATGTTGAAGAACTCATTGTTCGACTTCGTATCGAGGAAGACAACAAGAGCTCTGAAAGACGACTGTTTTCTCCAGTTGCTGCTAATGAAAATGTTGACGAGCATGGCCAAAGCTCGAAAAAGAAACACTTCAATCCTTCGAACAAAAGGATGAAGATGCGACCAAAAGGAGGCATTACGAAGAAGAAGTTCTCGGGAAATGCTTCAACTGTGATGGTACTGGTCACAAGGCCTCTGAGTGCAAGAAGCCAAAGAAAAACCGAGAG GGAGTGGTGGATTGACACTGGTGCCACTCGCCATGTTTGCTCTGACAAAGAGATGTTTGCAAATCTTAATGAATCCGAGAACGGGGAAGTGCTGTTCATGGGGAATTCTTCAACTTCTGAAATCAAGGGACAATGA